A window from bacterium encodes these proteins:
- the leuS gene encoding leucine--tRNA ligase, translated as MTDPYDPKTIEATWQARWEADGLYRVRDDASRPKYYFVTMYPYPSGDLHIGHWYAMTPSDAKARFQRMRGHNVLFPMGFDAFGLPAENAAISHGIHPYKWTIANIERMRGQLRSMGAMFDWSREIVTCLPEYYVWNQWFFLKFYEAGLAYRAMAPVDWCPHCNTTLAREQVVGAERVCERCGTPVIKKDLEQWFFRITRYADELLDFSKMEWPERVETLQRNWIGRSDGAEIVYMSEQGDPITVFTTRPDTLFGATFLVLAPEHPLVEKLTTPEHRAEVTAYVHRARRQTEIERLAEDREKTGVFIGAYARHPLTNARIPIYIGDYVLLSYGTGAIHAVPAHDTRDWEFAKKYRLPIPTVIAPPDWDGKPLAEAYIGEGTMVNSGPFDGTSSAEGRRRVTEALDRAGRGRAAVTYRLRDWLISRQRYWGTPIPIVYCPSCGAVPVPYEDLPVRLPEDAEFLPTGESPLKYHEKFRKTTCPKCGGPAEREIDTMDTFVDSSWYQYRFLSPHDAAQPYDPEAGRRWLPVDQYTGGIEHAVLHLMYTRFFTKAMRDLGLTTLDEPMLRLFNQGIILGPDGNRMSKSRGNVVNPDDYVGTMGADTVRVYLMFIGPWDGGGPWNPRGIEGVHRFLQRVWHLVLETSSGADAVSAGGRERAAGDGGAADPSSLAGQVRRATHQALKRVTDDLEAFRFNTAVAALMTYMNRLAELRAEGGPATAEWKDALRTLVLMLAPLTPHVAEELWARLGGAYSVHRQSWPTWDAAAIREETVTVVLQVNGRVRDRISVPAGIDEARLRDVALESERVRKFTDGKAVQDVIVVPGKLVNVVAR; from the coding sequence ACAACGTCCTCTTCCCGATGGGCTTCGACGCCTTCGGCCTGCCGGCCGAGAACGCCGCGATCAGCCACGGCATCCACCCCTACAAGTGGACGATCGCGAACATCGAGCGGATGCGCGGACAACTGCGCTCGATGGGCGCGATGTTCGACTGGTCGCGCGAGATCGTCACGTGCCTTCCGGAGTACTACGTCTGGAACCAGTGGTTTTTCCTGAAGTTCTACGAGGCCGGGCTCGCCTACCGCGCGATGGCGCCGGTCGACTGGTGTCCGCACTGCAACACGACGCTGGCGCGCGAACAGGTCGTCGGGGCCGAGCGCGTCTGCGAGCGGTGCGGTACGCCGGTGATCAAGAAGGACCTCGAGCAGTGGTTCTTCCGGATCACGCGCTACGCCGACGAGCTCTTGGATTTCAGCAAGATGGAGTGGCCGGAGCGCGTCGAGACGCTGCAGCGAAACTGGATCGGCCGCAGCGACGGCGCCGAGATCGTCTACATGAGCGAGCAGGGCGATCCGATCACGGTGTTCACGACGCGGCCGGATACGCTCTTCGGGGCGACGTTCCTCGTGCTGGCGCCGGAGCATCCGCTTGTCGAGAAGCTGACGACCCCGGAGCACCGCGCGGAGGTCACGGCCTACGTGCACCGTGCGCGGCGGCAGACCGAGATCGAGCGCCTTGCCGAGGACCGGGAGAAGACCGGCGTGTTCATCGGCGCCTACGCGCGCCACCCGCTGACGAACGCGCGGATCCCGATCTACATCGGCGACTACGTGCTGCTGTCGTACGGCACCGGCGCGATTCACGCGGTGCCGGCGCACGACACCCGCGACTGGGAGTTCGCGAAGAAATACCGGCTGCCGATTCCGACCGTCATCGCGCCGCCGGACTGGGACGGCAAGCCGCTCGCAGAGGCCTACATCGGAGAGGGGACGATGGTGAACTCCGGCCCCTTCGACGGCACGTCGAGCGCGGAGGGCCGCCGGCGGGTCACGGAAGCGCTCGACCGGGCGGGGCGCGGGCGCGCCGCGGTGACGTACCGGCTGCGCGACTGGCTGATCAGCCGGCAGCGCTACTGGGGCACGCCGATCCCGATCGTGTACTGTCCGTCCTGCGGCGCGGTACCGGTGCCCTATGAGGATCTGCCGGTGCGCCTTCCCGAGGACGCGGAGTTTCTGCCGACCGGCGAGTCGCCGCTCAAATACCACGAGAAGTTTCGCAAGACCACGTGCCCGAAATGCGGGGGACCGGCCGAGCGCGAGATCGACACGATGGACACCTTCGTCGACTCGTCCTGGTACCAGTACCGGTTCTTGAGCCCGCACGATGCCGCGCAGCCGTACGACCCGGAGGCCGGCCGCCGCTGGCTGCCGGTCGATCAGTACACCGGCGGCATCGAGCACGCCGTGCTGCACCTCATGTACACGCGGTTTTTCACGAAGGCGATGCGGGACCTCGGGCTCACCACCCTCGACGAGCCGATGCTGCGGCTGTTCAACCAGGGCATCATCCTCGGGCCCGACGGGAACCGGATGAGCAAGTCGCGCGGCAACGTCGTGAACCCCGACGACTACGTGGGCACGATGGGCGCCGACACGGTGCGGGTGTACCTGATGTTCATCGGACCGTGGGACGGGGGCGGCCCCTGGAATCCCCGCGGCATCGAGGGCGTGCACCGCTTCCTGCAGCGTGTATGGCATCTCGTGCTGGAGACGTCGTCCGGCGCCGATGCGGTGTCGGCGGGCGGCCGTGAGCGCGCTGCCGGCGACGGCGGCGCCGCGGACCCGTCCTCCCTCGCGGGGCAGGTCCGGCGCGCGACGCACCAGGCGCTCAAGCGCGTGACGGACGACCTCGAGGCGTTCCGCTTCAACACCGCGGTCGCGGCGCTGATGACCTACATGAACCGGCTGGCCGAGCTGCGGGCCGAAGGCGGACCGGCGACCGCGGAATGGAAAGACGCGCTGCGGACGCTCGTGCTGATGCTCGCGCCGCTCACACCGCACGTCGCCGAGGAGCTGTGGGCAAGGCTCGGCGGCGCCTACAGCGTGCACCGGCAGTCCTGGCCGACGTGGGACGCCGCGGCGATCCGCGAAGAGACCGTGACCGTGGTCCTGCAGGTCAACGGCCGTGTGCGCGACCGCATCAGCGTTCCGGCCGGCATCGACGAGGCGCGCCTCAGGGACGTGGCGCTGGAGAGCGAGCGCGTCCGCAAGTTTACCGACGGCAAGGCCGTTCAGGATGTCATCGTCGTCCCCGGCAAGCTGGTCAACGTCGTCGCCCGGTAG